In Ctenopharyngodon idella isolate HZGC_01 chromosome 1, HZGC01, whole genome shotgun sequence, a single genomic region encodes these proteins:
- the dlc1 gene encoding rho GTPase-activating protein 7 isoform X3, with protein MILTQIEAKEACTWLRAAGFPQYAQLYEDGQFPIEISSVTRDHDFLDQDAIEALFRRLNTLNKCALMRLEITPQRKRSEDSDEDEPCAISGRWTFQRDSKRWSRLDQLDLDVFSPPAGDTGSFTPFLSQDEHFARGPLLKEGVNASAESILTDLSEQPEVGSLHSAGSGSRGGSLSTTVPSSPATTISNVNTATTTRASSVASVCSSGTSGANEDSLSDGLPSPLERGTFAFDVKPSLISSGAEKSTRSRAKSFLKRMESLRLRTSSNAASRRKKKGVAGQGRLEISGPVLKEGLDEDKLRRLNCVDIATLDRNANRNISYSTQTSSGSAASSQSEASSGSAVSTPSPVSRARSLSTAAASTKRGGMYLEGFDPFNFVVLQPSEDQEGKQNHQTQSKRIEPSSTAENNRRNRHSSDNRRMEIEESREEEGGVIFFYLPEGHKPGTFPKALADGGSYRSGDNNLSRRPPRRGSATSLDSRLSIYDNVPFSEVGDDEDEAEGEEEPKLEDVLERVSGLQRLVNAWSETGTGEEEEDEEEEEGDSDSALDSASPCPSSPLQNHLEETENGSDQDSTGNPLTERDETLSSRERCDSGVGASLTRANRPQKLRWPSFQISHRPSLSSTVLQVGCQSVLQMNLLQKYSLLKLTALLERYTPTNKHGFSWAVPKFMKRIKVRDYKDRSVFGVPLQVIVQRSGQPLPQSIQQAMRYLRSQCLDQVGLFRKSGVKSRIQALRQMNESCGAGGGGVNYEGQSAYDVADMLKQYFRDLPEPLLTSKLSDTFLQIYQYVPKEQRLQAVRAAVLLLPDENREALQSLLCFLSDVTASVGENQMTCTNLAVCLAPSLFHLNTLRRESSSPRVMNRKNTLGKPDQRDLNENLAATHGLAHMIQECRKLFLIPEEMSCCRNSYVEQGLSPMRMEVLVEDCGSCSYQSLLKDSIDALLKEAKDKFKGYDSCSTPENAELAYKKVQDGSSLRQWKVCVDVPAPAEDVLQRILREQEHWDEDLLECRTVETLENNTEVYQYVRNSMAPHPPRDHVVLRSWVTDLPKGVCALVCVSVEHESAAVLGVRANVLTSRYYIEPCGSNKSRLTHISRIDCRGRCPEWYNKLYGHLCAAEVVRIRDSFTCLDK; from the exons ATGATCCTTACTC aAATTGAGGCGAAGGAGGCATGTACATGGCTGAGAGCTGCAGGTTTTCCACAGTATGCTCAGCTTTATGAAG ATGGTCAATTTCCGATTGAGATTTCCTCAGTTACCAGAGATCATGACTTCTTGGATCAAGATGCCATAGAAGCCTTGTTCAG GAGACTGAACACCCTAAACAAGTGCGCTCTTATGAGATTAGAGATCACCCCTCAAAGAAAGAGA AGTGAGGACTCTGATGAGGATGAGCCATGTGCCATAAGTGGCCGCTGGACTTTCCAGAGGGACAGCAAGCGTTGGTCTCGCCTGGACCAGCTGGACCTGGATGTATTCTCCCCTCCAGCTGGAGACACTGGTTCCTTCACTCCCTTCCTTTCCCAAGATGAGCATTTTGCTAGAGGACCCCTTCTAAAGGAGGGAGTTAATGCTAGTGCTGAGAGCATTTTAACAGATCTTAGTGAACAGCCAGAGGTGGGCTCTCTGCACAGTGCTGGTAGTGGAAGTCGAGGAGGATCCCTGAGTACTACTGTACCATCCAGCCCTGCAACAACCATCTCCAATGTTAACACAGCCACCACAACCAGGGCGAGCTCAGTTGCTAGCGTTTGCTCCTCTGGAACGTCAGGTGCTAATGAAGACTCCCTCTCTGATGGGCTTCCATCGCCACTGGAACGTGGTACCTTTGCATTTGATGTAAAACCAAGCTTGATAAGTAGTGGTGCTGAAAAAAGCACACGTTCAAGAGCAAAGAGCTTCTTGAAGCGCATGGAAAGCTTGCGGCTACGCACCAGCAGCAATGCAGCCTCCAGGCGCAAGAAGAAGGGTGTAGCTGGGCAAGGTAGACTAGAGATCAGTGGGCCAGTGCTGAAGGAGGGTCTTGACGAAGACAAACTGCGACGCCTCAACTGTGTGGACATCGCAACTCTGGATCGCAATGCAAACCGAAACATCTCCTATTCAACGCAGACAAGCAGTGGGAGTGCAGCGAGTAGCCAGTCAGAGGCCAGCAGTGGGAGTGCTGTAAGTACACCTAGTCCGGTCTCAAGAGCACGTAGTCTTAGCACAGCAGCTGCGTCCACAAAGAGAGGTGGTATGTACCTGGAAGGCTTCGACCCATTCAATTTCGTTGTGCTGCAACCTTCGGAAGACCAAGAAGGAAAGCAGAACCACCAGACCCAAAGTAAGAGGATAGAGCCCAGCTCAACTGCAGAGAACAATCGACGCAACCGTCATAGTTCAGATAATAGACGAATGGAAATAGAAGAGAGTCGAGAAGAGGAAGGAGGTGTGATCTTCTTTTATTTGCCTGAAGGCCACAAGCCTGGCACTTTTCCAAAAGCACTTGCGGATGGAGGATCCTATCGTAGTGGTGACAACAACTTAAGTCGTCGCCCACCCCGGAGGGGCTCTGCCACCTCACTAGACAGTCGACTGAGTATCTATGATAATGTTCCTTTCTCAGAAGTAGGAGATGATGAAGACGAAGCAGAAGGAGAGGAGGAGCCAAAACTTGAGGACGTGTTGGAGCGAGTCAGTGGCCTGCAGCGACTGGTCAATGCCTGGTCAGAAACAGGAACTGGggaagaagaggaggatgaagaggaagaggaaggcGATTCAGATTCAGCCCTTGATTCTGCATCTCCTTGTCCATCATCCCCACTGCAGAACCACTTAGAAGAAACCGAGAACGGCAGTGACCAGGACAGCACTGGAAACCCGCTAACAGAAAGAGATGAGACACTCAGCTCACGTGAAAGATGTGACTCTGGCGTGGGAGCATCACTTACACGAGCCAACAG ACCTCAGAAACTGCGCTGGCCAAGTTTCCAGATCTCCCACAGGCCAAGTCTGTCATCAACGGTGCTACAAGTTGGATGTCAGTCAGTTTTGCAGATGAACCTCCTCCAGAAATACAGCCTGCTCAAACTTACTGCTCTACTGGAGAGATACACACCCACCAACAAGCATGGCTTCAGCTG GGCTGTTCCCAAGTTTATGAAGCGGATCAAGGTTCGAGACTATAAAGACAGGAGTGTGTTTGGTGTTCCACTGCAGGTGATAGTTCAAAGGAGCGGACAACCCCTGCCTCAGAGTATTCAGCAAGCCATGCGTTACCTACGGAGCCAATGCCTCGACCAG GTGGGGTTGTTTAGGAAATCAGGGGTGAAGTCACGTATCCAAGCCCTTCgccaaatgaatgaatcatgtGGCGCTGGTGGGGGTGGAGTCAACTACGAGGGCCAATCAGCTTATGACGTGGCCGACATGCTAAAGCAGTATTTCCGAGACCTTCCAGAGCCTCTGCTTACCAGCAAACTGTCTGATACCTTTCTGCAAATATATCAAT ACGTTCCCAAAGAGCAGCGTCTGCAGGCGGTGAGGGCCGCCGTGTTGCTTTTACCGGACGAGAACCGTGAAGCCCTTCAGAGTTTATTGTGCTTCCTGAGTGATGTAACGGCCAGCGTGGGTGAAAACCAGATGACCTGCACTAACCTGGCTGTGTGTTTGGCACCCTCTCTCTTCCACCTCAACACACTGCGGAGAGAGAGTTCCTCACCcag GGTCATGAACAGAAAGAACACCTTGGGAAAACCAGACCAAAGAGACTTGAACGAGAACCTGGCGGCCACACATGGCTTAGCACATATGATACAGGAGTGCAGAAAACTCTTCCTG atcCCAGAAGAGATGTCATGCTGTCGGAACTCTTATGTGGAGCAGGGCTTGAGTCCCATGCGGATGGAGGTGTTGGTGGAAGACTGTGGTTCCTGTAGCTACCAAAGTCTGCTCAAAGACAGTATTGATGCCCTGCTCAAAGAAGCCAAGGACAAATTCAAAGGTTATGACAGCTGCTCGACTCCAGAGAATGCTGAACTTGCATATAAAAAG GTTCAGGACGGGTCGTCTTTACGGCAGTGGAAAGTGTGCGTGGATGTGCCTGCGCCGGCTGAGGACGTCTTGCAGCGGATTCTGCGGGAGCAGGAACACTGGGATGAGGACCTGTTAGAGTGCAGGACTGTGGAGACACTAGAGAATAACACAGAAGTCTATCAGTACGTCAGGAACTCCATGGCTCCCCATCCTCCAAGAGACCACGTGGTGCTCAG GTCGTGGGTGACAGACTTGCCCAAGGGAGTGTGCGCTTTAGTGTGTGTGTCGGTGGAACATGAGAGTGCAGCAGTGCTGGGTGTTCGTGCTAACGTTCTGACCTCTCGCTATTACATCGAACCCTGCGGATCCAACAAGAGCCGTCTCACACACATATCCAGAATAGACTGCAG GGGTCGTTGCCCTGAATGGTACAATAAGCTGTATGGCCACCTGTGTGCTGCAGAGGTGGTCAGGATACGAGACTCCTTTACCTGCCtggacaaataa
- the dlc1 gene encoding rho GTPase-activating protein 7 isoform X4, translated as MRLEITPQRKRSEDSDEDEPCAISGRWTFQRDSKRWSRLDQLDLDVFSPPAGDTGSFTPFLSQDEHFARGPLLKEGVNASAESILTDLSEQPEVGSLHSAGSGSRGGSLSTTVPSSPATTISNVNTATTTRASSVASVCSSGTSGANEDSLSDGLPSPLERGTFAFDVKPSLISSGAEKSTRSRAKSFLKRMESLRLRTSSNAASRRKKKGVAGQGRLEISGPVLKEGLDEDKLRRLNCVDIATLDRNANRNISYSTQTSSGSAASSQSEASSGSAVSTPSPVSRARSLSTAAASTKRGGMYLEGFDPFNFVVLQPSEDQEGKQNHQTQSKRIEPSSTAENNRRNRHSSDNRRMEIEESREEEGGVIFFYLPEGHKPGTFPKALADGGSYRSGDNNLSRRPPRRGSATSLDSRLSIYDNVPFSEVGDDEDEAEGEEEPKLEDVLERVSGLQRLVNAWSETGTGEEEEDEEEEEGDSDSALDSASPCPSSPLQNHLEETENGSDQDSTGNPLTERDETLSSRERCDSGVGASLTRANRPQKLRWPSFQISHRPSLSSTVLQVGCQSVLQMNLLQKYSLLKLTALLERYTPTNKHGFSWAVPKFMKRIKVRDYKDRSVFGVPLQVIVQRSGQPLPQSIQQAMRYLRSQCLDQVGLFRKSGVKSRIQALRQMNESCGAGGGGVNYEGQSAYDVADMLKQYFRDLPEPLLTSKLSDTFLQIYQYVPKEQRLQAVRAAVLLLPDENREALQSLLCFLSDVTASVGENQMTCTNLAVCLAPSLFHLNTLRRESSSPRVMNRKNTLGKPDQRDLNENLAATHGLAHMIQECRKLFLIPEEMSCCRNSYVEQGLSPMRMEVLVEDCGSCSYQSLLKDSIDALLKEAKDKFKGYDSCSTPENAELAYKKVQDGSSLRQWKVCVDVPAPAEDVLQRILREQEHWDEDLLECRTVETLENNTEVYQYVRNSMAPHPPRDHVVLRSWVTDLPKGVCALVCVSVEHESAAVLGVRANVLTSRYYIEPCGSNKSRLTHISRIDCRGRCPEWYNKLYGHLCAAEVVRIRDSFTCLDK; from the exons ATGAGATTAGAGATCACCCCTCAAAGAAAGAGA AGTGAGGACTCTGATGAGGATGAGCCATGTGCCATAAGTGGCCGCTGGACTTTCCAGAGGGACAGCAAGCGTTGGTCTCGCCTGGACCAGCTGGACCTGGATGTATTCTCCCCTCCAGCTGGAGACACTGGTTCCTTCACTCCCTTCCTTTCCCAAGATGAGCATTTTGCTAGAGGACCCCTTCTAAAGGAGGGAGTTAATGCTAGTGCTGAGAGCATTTTAACAGATCTTAGTGAACAGCCAGAGGTGGGCTCTCTGCACAGTGCTGGTAGTGGAAGTCGAGGAGGATCCCTGAGTACTACTGTACCATCCAGCCCTGCAACAACCATCTCCAATGTTAACACAGCCACCACAACCAGGGCGAGCTCAGTTGCTAGCGTTTGCTCCTCTGGAACGTCAGGTGCTAATGAAGACTCCCTCTCTGATGGGCTTCCATCGCCACTGGAACGTGGTACCTTTGCATTTGATGTAAAACCAAGCTTGATAAGTAGTGGTGCTGAAAAAAGCACACGTTCAAGAGCAAAGAGCTTCTTGAAGCGCATGGAAAGCTTGCGGCTACGCACCAGCAGCAATGCAGCCTCCAGGCGCAAGAAGAAGGGTGTAGCTGGGCAAGGTAGACTAGAGATCAGTGGGCCAGTGCTGAAGGAGGGTCTTGACGAAGACAAACTGCGACGCCTCAACTGTGTGGACATCGCAACTCTGGATCGCAATGCAAACCGAAACATCTCCTATTCAACGCAGACAAGCAGTGGGAGTGCAGCGAGTAGCCAGTCAGAGGCCAGCAGTGGGAGTGCTGTAAGTACACCTAGTCCGGTCTCAAGAGCACGTAGTCTTAGCACAGCAGCTGCGTCCACAAAGAGAGGTGGTATGTACCTGGAAGGCTTCGACCCATTCAATTTCGTTGTGCTGCAACCTTCGGAAGACCAAGAAGGAAAGCAGAACCACCAGACCCAAAGTAAGAGGATAGAGCCCAGCTCAACTGCAGAGAACAATCGACGCAACCGTCATAGTTCAGATAATAGACGAATGGAAATAGAAGAGAGTCGAGAAGAGGAAGGAGGTGTGATCTTCTTTTATTTGCCTGAAGGCCACAAGCCTGGCACTTTTCCAAAAGCACTTGCGGATGGAGGATCCTATCGTAGTGGTGACAACAACTTAAGTCGTCGCCCACCCCGGAGGGGCTCTGCCACCTCACTAGACAGTCGACTGAGTATCTATGATAATGTTCCTTTCTCAGAAGTAGGAGATGATGAAGACGAAGCAGAAGGAGAGGAGGAGCCAAAACTTGAGGACGTGTTGGAGCGAGTCAGTGGCCTGCAGCGACTGGTCAATGCCTGGTCAGAAACAGGAACTGGggaagaagaggaggatgaagaggaagaggaaggcGATTCAGATTCAGCCCTTGATTCTGCATCTCCTTGTCCATCATCCCCACTGCAGAACCACTTAGAAGAAACCGAGAACGGCAGTGACCAGGACAGCACTGGAAACCCGCTAACAGAAAGAGATGAGACACTCAGCTCACGTGAAAGATGTGACTCTGGCGTGGGAGCATCACTTACACGAGCCAACAG ACCTCAGAAACTGCGCTGGCCAAGTTTCCAGATCTCCCACAGGCCAAGTCTGTCATCAACGGTGCTACAAGTTGGATGTCAGTCAGTTTTGCAGATGAACCTCCTCCAGAAATACAGCCTGCTCAAACTTACTGCTCTACTGGAGAGATACACACCCACCAACAAGCATGGCTTCAGCTG GGCTGTTCCCAAGTTTATGAAGCGGATCAAGGTTCGAGACTATAAAGACAGGAGTGTGTTTGGTGTTCCACTGCAGGTGATAGTTCAAAGGAGCGGACAACCCCTGCCTCAGAGTATTCAGCAAGCCATGCGTTACCTACGGAGCCAATGCCTCGACCAG GTGGGGTTGTTTAGGAAATCAGGGGTGAAGTCACGTATCCAAGCCCTTCgccaaatgaatgaatcatgtGGCGCTGGTGGGGGTGGAGTCAACTACGAGGGCCAATCAGCTTATGACGTGGCCGACATGCTAAAGCAGTATTTCCGAGACCTTCCAGAGCCTCTGCTTACCAGCAAACTGTCTGATACCTTTCTGCAAATATATCAAT ACGTTCCCAAAGAGCAGCGTCTGCAGGCGGTGAGGGCCGCCGTGTTGCTTTTACCGGACGAGAACCGTGAAGCCCTTCAGAGTTTATTGTGCTTCCTGAGTGATGTAACGGCCAGCGTGGGTGAAAACCAGATGACCTGCACTAACCTGGCTGTGTGTTTGGCACCCTCTCTCTTCCACCTCAACACACTGCGGAGAGAGAGTTCCTCACCcag GGTCATGAACAGAAAGAACACCTTGGGAAAACCAGACCAAAGAGACTTGAACGAGAACCTGGCGGCCACACATGGCTTAGCACATATGATACAGGAGTGCAGAAAACTCTTCCTG atcCCAGAAGAGATGTCATGCTGTCGGAACTCTTATGTGGAGCAGGGCTTGAGTCCCATGCGGATGGAGGTGTTGGTGGAAGACTGTGGTTCCTGTAGCTACCAAAGTCTGCTCAAAGACAGTATTGATGCCCTGCTCAAAGAAGCCAAGGACAAATTCAAAGGTTATGACAGCTGCTCGACTCCAGAGAATGCTGAACTTGCATATAAAAAG GTTCAGGACGGGTCGTCTTTACGGCAGTGGAAAGTGTGCGTGGATGTGCCTGCGCCGGCTGAGGACGTCTTGCAGCGGATTCTGCGGGAGCAGGAACACTGGGATGAGGACCTGTTAGAGTGCAGGACTGTGGAGACACTAGAGAATAACACAGAAGTCTATCAGTACGTCAGGAACTCCATGGCTCCCCATCCTCCAAGAGACCACGTGGTGCTCAG GTCGTGGGTGACAGACTTGCCCAAGGGAGTGTGCGCTTTAGTGTGTGTGTCGGTGGAACATGAGAGTGCAGCAGTGCTGGGTGTTCGTGCTAACGTTCTGACCTCTCGCTATTACATCGAACCCTGCGGATCCAACAAGAGCCGTCTCACACACATATCCAGAATAGACTGCAG GGGTCGTTGCCCTGAATGGTACAATAAGCTGTATGGCCACCTGTGTGCTGCAGAGGTGGTCAGGATACGAGACTCCTTTACCTGCCtggacaaataa
- the dlc1 gene encoding rho GTPase-activating protein 7 isoform X2 has translation MHTAAPHAEPDIENGLSRERQTRERGGGERECRTERAQEKMSRSMRLLLHQRSLSEHIRYSTCRALDLFNGNTRDQRLTEIEAKEACTWLRAAGFPQYAQLYEDGQFPIEISSVTRDHDFLDQDAIEALFRRLNTLNKCALMRLEITPQRKRSEDSDEDEPCAISGRWTFQRDSKRWSRLDQLDLDVFSPPAGDTGSFTPFLSQDEHFARGPLLKEGVNASAESILTDLSEQPEVGSLHSAGSGSRGGSLSTTVPSSPATTISNVNTATTTRASSVASVCSSGTSGANEDSLSDGLPSPLERGTFAFDVKPSLISSGAEKSTRSRAKSFLKRMESLRLRTSSNAASRRKKKGVAGQGRLEISGPVLKEGLDEDKLRRLNCVDIATLDRNANRNISYSTQTSSGSAASSQSEASSGSAVSTPSPVSRARSLSTAAASTKRGGMYLEGFDPFNFVVLQPSEDQEGKQNHQTQSKRIEPSSTAENNRRNRHSSDNRRMEIEESREEEGGVIFFYLPEGHKPGTFPKALADGGSYRSGDNNLSRRPPRRGSATSLDSRLSIYDNVPFSEVGDDEDEAEGEEEPKLEDVLERVSGLQRLVNAWSETGTGEEEEDEEEEEGDSDSALDSASPCPSSPLQNHLEETENGSDQDSTGNPLTERDETLSSRERCDSGVGASLTRANRPQKLRWPSFQISHRPSLSSTVLQVGCQSVLQMNLLQKYSLLKLTALLERYTPTNKHGFSWAVPKFMKRIKVRDYKDRSVFGVPLQVIVQRSGQPLPQSIQQAMRYLRSQCLDQVGLFRKSGVKSRIQALRQMNESCGAGGGGVNYEGQSAYDVADMLKQYFRDLPEPLLTSKLSDTFLQIYQYVPKEQRLQAVRAAVLLLPDENREALQSLLCFLSDVTASVGENQMTCTNLAVCLAPSLFHLNTLRRESSSPRVMNRKNTLGKPDQRDLNENLAATHGLAHMIQECRKLFLIPEEMSCCRNSYVEQGLSPMRMEVLVEDCGSCSYQSLLKDSIDALLKEAKDKFKGYDSCSTPENAELAYKKVQDGSSLRQWKVCVDVPAPAEDVLQRILREQEHWDEDLLECRTVETLENNTEVYQYVRNSMAPHPPRDHVVLRSWVTDLPKGVCALVCVSVEHESAAVLGVRANVLTSRYYIEPCGSNKSRLTHISRIDCRGRCPEWYNKLYGHLCAAEVVRIRDSFTCLDK, from the exons aAATTGAGGCGAAGGAGGCATGTACATGGCTGAGAGCTGCAGGTTTTCCACAGTATGCTCAGCTTTATGAAG ATGGTCAATTTCCGATTGAGATTTCCTCAGTTACCAGAGATCATGACTTCTTGGATCAAGATGCCATAGAAGCCTTGTTCAG GAGACTGAACACCCTAAACAAGTGCGCTCTTATGAGATTAGAGATCACCCCTCAAAGAAAGAGA AGTGAGGACTCTGATGAGGATGAGCCATGTGCCATAAGTGGCCGCTGGACTTTCCAGAGGGACAGCAAGCGTTGGTCTCGCCTGGACCAGCTGGACCTGGATGTATTCTCCCCTCCAGCTGGAGACACTGGTTCCTTCACTCCCTTCCTTTCCCAAGATGAGCATTTTGCTAGAGGACCCCTTCTAAAGGAGGGAGTTAATGCTAGTGCTGAGAGCATTTTAACAGATCTTAGTGAACAGCCAGAGGTGGGCTCTCTGCACAGTGCTGGTAGTGGAAGTCGAGGAGGATCCCTGAGTACTACTGTACCATCCAGCCCTGCAACAACCATCTCCAATGTTAACACAGCCACCACAACCAGGGCGAGCTCAGTTGCTAGCGTTTGCTCCTCTGGAACGTCAGGTGCTAATGAAGACTCCCTCTCTGATGGGCTTCCATCGCCACTGGAACGTGGTACCTTTGCATTTGATGTAAAACCAAGCTTGATAAGTAGTGGTGCTGAAAAAAGCACACGTTCAAGAGCAAAGAGCTTCTTGAAGCGCATGGAAAGCTTGCGGCTACGCACCAGCAGCAATGCAGCCTCCAGGCGCAAGAAGAAGGGTGTAGCTGGGCAAGGTAGACTAGAGATCAGTGGGCCAGTGCTGAAGGAGGGTCTTGACGAAGACAAACTGCGACGCCTCAACTGTGTGGACATCGCAACTCTGGATCGCAATGCAAACCGAAACATCTCCTATTCAACGCAGACAAGCAGTGGGAGTGCAGCGAGTAGCCAGTCAGAGGCCAGCAGTGGGAGTGCTGTAAGTACACCTAGTCCGGTCTCAAGAGCACGTAGTCTTAGCACAGCAGCTGCGTCCACAAAGAGAGGTGGTATGTACCTGGAAGGCTTCGACCCATTCAATTTCGTTGTGCTGCAACCTTCGGAAGACCAAGAAGGAAAGCAGAACCACCAGACCCAAAGTAAGAGGATAGAGCCCAGCTCAACTGCAGAGAACAATCGACGCAACCGTCATAGTTCAGATAATAGACGAATGGAAATAGAAGAGAGTCGAGAAGAGGAAGGAGGTGTGATCTTCTTTTATTTGCCTGAAGGCCACAAGCCTGGCACTTTTCCAAAAGCACTTGCGGATGGAGGATCCTATCGTAGTGGTGACAACAACTTAAGTCGTCGCCCACCCCGGAGGGGCTCTGCCACCTCACTAGACAGTCGACTGAGTATCTATGATAATGTTCCTTTCTCAGAAGTAGGAGATGATGAAGACGAAGCAGAAGGAGAGGAGGAGCCAAAACTTGAGGACGTGTTGGAGCGAGTCAGTGGCCTGCAGCGACTGGTCAATGCCTGGTCAGAAACAGGAACTGGggaagaagaggaggatgaagaggaagaggaaggcGATTCAGATTCAGCCCTTGATTCTGCATCTCCTTGTCCATCATCCCCACTGCAGAACCACTTAGAAGAAACCGAGAACGGCAGTGACCAGGACAGCACTGGAAACCCGCTAACAGAAAGAGATGAGACACTCAGCTCACGTGAAAGATGTGACTCTGGCGTGGGAGCATCACTTACACGAGCCAACAG ACCTCAGAAACTGCGCTGGCCAAGTTTCCAGATCTCCCACAGGCCAAGTCTGTCATCAACGGTGCTACAAGTTGGATGTCAGTCAGTTTTGCAGATGAACCTCCTCCAGAAATACAGCCTGCTCAAACTTACTGCTCTACTGGAGAGATACACACCCACCAACAAGCATGGCTTCAGCTG GGCTGTTCCCAAGTTTATGAAGCGGATCAAGGTTCGAGACTATAAAGACAGGAGTGTGTTTGGTGTTCCACTGCAGGTGATAGTTCAAAGGAGCGGACAACCCCTGCCTCAGAGTATTCAGCAAGCCATGCGTTACCTACGGAGCCAATGCCTCGACCAG GTGGGGTTGTTTAGGAAATCAGGGGTGAAGTCACGTATCCAAGCCCTTCgccaaatgaatgaatcatgtGGCGCTGGTGGGGGTGGAGTCAACTACGAGGGCCAATCAGCTTATGACGTGGCCGACATGCTAAAGCAGTATTTCCGAGACCTTCCAGAGCCTCTGCTTACCAGCAAACTGTCTGATACCTTTCTGCAAATATATCAAT ACGTTCCCAAAGAGCAGCGTCTGCAGGCGGTGAGGGCCGCCGTGTTGCTTTTACCGGACGAGAACCGTGAAGCCCTTCAGAGTTTATTGTGCTTCCTGAGTGATGTAACGGCCAGCGTGGGTGAAAACCAGATGACCTGCACTAACCTGGCTGTGTGTTTGGCACCCTCTCTCTTCCACCTCAACACACTGCGGAGAGAGAGTTCCTCACCcag GGTCATGAACAGAAAGAACACCTTGGGAAAACCAGACCAAAGAGACTTGAACGAGAACCTGGCGGCCACACATGGCTTAGCACATATGATACAGGAGTGCAGAAAACTCTTCCTG atcCCAGAAGAGATGTCATGCTGTCGGAACTCTTATGTGGAGCAGGGCTTGAGTCCCATGCGGATGGAGGTGTTGGTGGAAGACTGTGGTTCCTGTAGCTACCAAAGTCTGCTCAAAGACAGTATTGATGCCCTGCTCAAAGAAGCCAAGGACAAATTCAAAGGTTATGACAGCTGCTCGACTCCAGAGAATGCTGAACTTGCATATAAAAAG GTTCAGGACGGGTCGTCTTTACGGCAGTGGAAAGTGTGCGTGGATGTGCCTGCGCCGGCTGAGGACGTCTTGCAGCGGATTCTGCGGGAGCAGGAACACTGGGATGAGGACCTGTTAGAGTGCAGGACTGTGGAGACACTAGAGAATAACACAGAAGTCTATCAGTACGTCAGGAACTCCATGGCTCCCCATCCTCCAAGAGACCACGTGGTGCTCAG GTCGTGGGTGACAGACTTGCCCAAGGGAGTGTGCGCTTTAGTGTGTGTGTCGGTGGAACATGAGAGTGCAGCAGTGCTGGGTGTTCGTGCTAACGTTCTGACCTCTCGCTATTACATCGAACCCTGCGGATCCAACAAGAGCCGTCTCACACACATATCCAGAATAGACTGCAG GGGTCGTTGCCCTGAATGGTACAATAAGCTGTATGGCCACCTGTGTGCTGCAGAGGTGGTCAGGATACGAGACTCCTTTACCTGCCtggacaaataa